The Centroberyx gerrardi isolate f3 chromosome 7, fCenGer3.hap1.cur.20231027, whole genome shotgun sequence genome contains a region encoding:
- the tmem11 gene encoding transmembrane protein 11, mitochondrial, which produces MASLGRRRGVPVNRERGVMAATDCYIVHEIYNGENAQDQFEYELEQALEAQYKYIVIEPTRIGDETARWIAVGNCLHKTAVLSGAACLLTPLSLPPEYSRYVALPAGALSVACAALYGISWQFDPCCKYQVEYDSQKLSRLPLHTLTSSTPVVLVRRDDIHRKRLHNTIALAALAYCAKKIYELYAV; this is translated from the coding sequence GGGAGTGATGGCGGCGACAGACTGCTACATCGTGCACGAGATCTACAATGGGGAGAATGCGCAGGACCAGTTTGAGTACGAGCTGGAGCAGGCACTGGAGGCCCAGTACAAATACATTGTGATCGAGCCCACGCGCATCGGCGATGAGACGGCCCGCTGGATCGCCGTGGGCAACTGCCTGCACAAGACGGCCGTGTTGTCAGGTGCCGCTTGCCTCCTGACGCCGCTTTCGCTGCCACCTGAATACTCGCGCTACGTGGCGTTGCCCGCCGGCGCCCTCAGCGTGGCCTGCGCTGCCCTCTACGGGATTTCCTGGCAGTTTGACCCCTGCTGCAAGTACCAGGTGGAATACGACAGCCAAAAACTCTCGCGGCTGCCCCTGCATACGCTCACCTCTTCCACGCCCGTGGTATTGGTACGCAGGGATGACATCCACAGAAAGAGACTCCATAACACGATAGCACTGGCCGCGCTGGCCTATTGCGCCAAGAAGATCTACGAACTCTATGCGGTATGA